The proteins below are encoded in one region of Tomitella fengzijianii:
- a CDS encoding thiolase domain-containing protein, whose amino-acid sequence MSKNLAAVLGTGQTKYVAKRHDVTMGSLCREAIDRALDDAGVTLDEIDAIVIGKAPDLFEGVMMPELPTADALGAVGKPLFRVHTAGSVGGSTSIVGAKMVQSGIHRKVLVVAWEKQSESNAMWALSIPIPFNKPVGAGAGGYFAPHVRSYIRESGAPEHVGAIVAAKDRRNGALNPLAHLHQPDMTVESVQKSQMLWDPIRYDETCPSSDGACAMVIGDEASADESVAAGRPVAWVHATAMRTEPTWFSGRNQVSPQAGRDAAAALWEQAGITDPIEEIDAAEIYVPFSWFEPMWLENLGFAEKGQGWKLTESGATALDGKLPVNASGGVLSSNPIGASGMIRFAEAAIQVTGKGGAHQVEGARKALGHAYGGGSQYFSMWVVGADKPAPSASGPAGEGGTA is encoded by the coding sequence ATGAGTAAGAACCTGGCCGCAGTGCTCGGCACCGGGCAGACCAAGTACGTCGCCAAGCGCCACGACGTGACGATGGGCTCGCTGTGCCGCGAGGCCATCGACCGCGCCCTCGACGACGCCGGCGTGACCCTCGACGAGATCGACGCCATCGTCATCGGCAAGGCCCCCGACCTGTTCGAGGGCGTGATGATGCCGGAGCTCCCCACCGCCGACGCCCTCGGAGCGGTGGGCAAGCCGCTGTTCCGCGTGCACACCGCCGGATCGGTGGGCGGATCGACGTCCATCGTCGGCGCCAAGATGGTGCAGTCCGGAATCCACCGCAAGGTGCTGGTGGTCGCGTGGGAGAAGCAGTCCGAGTCCAACGCGATGTGGGCGCTGTCGATCCCGATCCCGTTCAACAAGCCCGTCGGCGCCGGGGCGGGCGGGTACTTCGCTCCGCACGTGCGCTCATACATCCGCGAGTCCGGGGCGCCCGAGCACGTCGGCGCCATCGTGGCCGCGAAGGACCGGCGCAACGGCGCGCTCAACCCGCTCGCGCACCTGCACCAGCCGGACATGACCGTCGAGTCCGTGCAGAAGTCCCAGATGCTGTGGGACCCGATCCGCTATGACGAGACCTGCCCGTCGTCCGACGGCGCCTGCGCGATGGTCATCGGCGACGAGGCGAGCGCCGACGAGTCCGTCGCCGCCGGACGCCCCGTCGCCTGGGTCCACGCCACCGCCATGCGCACCGAGCCCACGTGGTTCTCCGGCCGCAACCAGGTCTCCCCGCAGGCCGGCCGGGACGCCGCGGCCGCGCTGTGGGAGCAGGCGGGCATCACCGACCCGATCGAGGAGATCGACGCGGCGGAGATCTACGTGCCGTTCTCCTGGTTCGAGCCGATGTGGCTGGAGAACCTCGGTTTCGCCGAGAAGGGCCAGGGCTGGAAGCTCACCGAGTCGGGCGCGACCGCCCTCGACGGCAAACTGCCCGTCAACGCGTCCGGCGGCGTGCTCTCCTCCAACCCGATCGGCGCCTCCGGCATGATCCGGTTCGCCGAGGCGGCGATCCAGGTCACCGGAAAGGGCGGCGCCCACCAGGTGGAGGGCGCGCGCAAGGCGCTGGGACACGCCTACGGCGGCGGGTCGCAGTACTTCTCCATGTGGGTGGTGGGCGCCGACAAGCCCGCGCCGTCCGCCTCAGGTCCCGCCGGCGAAGGCGGCACGGCGTGA
- a CDS encoding nuclear transport factor 2 family protein: MAAVRAKDKQAWLDIFADDGWVEDPVGKSGFDPEGSGHHGKEAIGRFWDMAIAKTDSIEFLIDDSVACGDEVANIGRIRTTLAGTVIDAEGVFVYRVDDAGDLLSLRAFWELDRAMKTARPAE, from the coding sequence ATGGCGGCGGTGCGCGCCAAGGACAAGCAGGCCTGGCTGGACATCTTCGCCGACGACGGATGGGTGGAGGACCCCGTCGGCAAGTCCGGCTTCGACCCCGAGGGTTCCGGCCATCACGGGAAAGAGGCCATCGGCCGCTTCTGGGACATGGCCATCGCCAAGACCGACTCGATCGAGTTCCTCATCGATGACTCGGTGGCCTGCGGCGACGAGGTCGCCAACATCGGGCGCATCCGGACGACGCTGGCGGGCACCGTCATCGACGCGGAGGGCGTGTTCGTCTACCGTGTCGACGACGCTGGCGATCTGCTGTCGCTGCGCGCGTTCTGGGAGCTCGACCGCGCGATGAAGACCGCGCGGCCGGCCGAATAG